In Myotis daubentonii chromosome 16, mMyoDau2.1, whole genome shotgun sequence, one DNA window encodes the following:
- the TMEM95 gene encoding sperm-egg fusion protein TMEM95, protein MWVLALSVAFLEAAQACLFCRLPAHGLSGRLARLCSQIEAQWEDCEASWNFSTFALDEESMNKVTEKTHRVLRVMEIKRSFSSLPLYWQWLQKTKFPEYNREALCSPACWGSTVLYNCSTCEGFEVLCWPQRRCFPGPHSRSSGSQDSAPLCLWNYPAPGRPEPCGGKRLLALL, encoded by the exons ATGTGGGTGCTGGCACTAAGTGTGGCTTTCCTGGAGGCTGCCCAGGCCTGTCTCTTCTGCCGCCTCCCAGCGCATGGCTTGTCGGGCCGCCTGGCTCGGCTCTGCAGCCAGATAGAGGCCCAGTGGGAGGACTGTGAGGCCTCCTGGAACTTCTCCACCTTTGCCTTAG ATGAGGAGTCCATGAACAAGGTCACGGAGAAGACTCACAGGGTCCTGAGGGTCATGG AGATCAAAAGGTCTTTCTCCTCGCTCCCTCTATACTGGCAATGGCTTCAGAAGACCAAGTTTCCTGAGTACAACAGGGAAG CTCTCTGCAGTCCCGCCTGCT GGGGCAGCACCGTCCTGTACAACTGCTCCACCTGCGAGGGCTTTGAGGTGCTCTGCTGGCCCCAAAGGCGCTGCTTCCCAGGTCCTCAT TCACGATCTTCGGGAAGCCAGGATTCTGCTCCTCTGTGTCTTTGGAACTATCCTGCTCCTGGGCGTCCTGAGCCTTGTGGTGGa